A section of the Posidoniimonas corsicana genome encodes:
- a CDS encoding PhoPQ-activated pathogenicity-related family protein encodes MTYTTLRTARWAAASLAAALSALPPQAAWAEPAMTTAAPTTARQTTALDRYVELPDPEYGWRLVERNEHAAGVELIAELTSQAWRSPDEVSQSVWKHAMTIVIPRGADPKTAMLFISGGRNGGELPDGASGHTRTVALATGSIVVELGMVPNQPLEIGGDGVPRTEDGLLARSWNKYLETKDPTWIAQLPMAKSAVRAMDAVQEILQQEAPELPVERFVVAGASKRGWTTWLTAAVDPRVAAIAPIVIDVLNVDESMRRHHAAYGGWSPALRDYEEQGLAGLFLEDRGREILSLVDPYEYRDRFTMPKCVINATGDEFFLPDSSEFYFDDLPGEKHLCYVPNAGHSLKGSNALDTLVAFHHSVVHGVERPSIDWRRDADGQVCVSCSAEPKRLTLFQAENPDARDFRKPVICDAYQPQPLEVDDNRQAFVELDAPGKGWRASFVQAEFDIGAPTPLRVTTPVWVTPDTLPHAEE; translated from the coding sequence ATGACCTACACGACCCTCCGCACCGCCCGGTGGGCAGCCGCCAGTCTGGCGGCCGCCCTTTCCGCCCTGCCGCCGCAGGCCGCCTGGGCCGAGCCAGCCATGACCACCGCCGCCCCAACCACCGCCCGCCAGACCACGGCCCTCGATCGTTACGTCGAGCTGCCGGACCCCGAGTACGGGTGGCGGCTGGTTGAGCGGAACGAGCACGCGGCCGGCGTCGAGCTGATCGCCGAGCTGACCTCACAGGCCTGGCGCAGCCCCGACGAGGTCAGCCAGAGCGTCTGGAAGCACGCGATGACGATCGTCATCCCGCGGGGCGCCGATCCCAAGACGGCCATGCTGTTCATCTCCGGCGGACGCAACGGCGGCGAACTTCCCGACGGCGCCAGCGGGCACACCCGCACCGTGGCCCTGGCGACCGGCAGCATCGTGGTCGAGCTGGGCATGGTCCCGAACCAGCCGCTCGAGATCGGCGGCGACGGCGTCCCCCGCACGGAGGACGGTCTGCTGGCGCGCTCCTGGAACAAGTACCTCGAGACCAAAGACCCGACCTGGATCGCCCAGCTGCCGATGGCCAAGTCGGCCGTCCGCGCGATGGACGCCGTGCAGGAGATCCTGCAGCAAGAGGCGCCCGAGCTGCCGGTCGAGCGGTTCGTCGTGGCGGGCGCGTCGAAGCGGGGCTGGACCACCTGGCTGACCGCCGCGGTCGACCCCCGCGTGGCGGCCATCGCGCCGATCGTGATCGACGTGCTCAATGTCGACGAGTCGATGCGTCGCCACCACGCCGCCTACGGCGGCTGGTCGCCCGCTCTGCGCGACTACGAGGAGCAGGGCCTGGCCGGGCTGTTCCTGGAGGACCGCGGGCGGGAGATCCTCAGCCTGGTCGACCCGTACGAGTACCGCGATCGGTTCACCATGCCCAAGTGTGTGATCAACGCCACGGGCGACGAGTTCTTCCTGCCGGACTCGTCCGAGTTCTACTTTGACGACCTGCCGGGCGAGAAGCACCTGTGCTACGTGCCCAACGCCGGGCACTCGCTCAAGGGCTCCAACGCGCTGGACACGCTGGTGGCGTTCCACCACAGCGTGGTGCACGGCGTCGAGCGGCCGTCGATCGACTGGCGCCGCGACGCCGACGGGCAGGTCTGCGTGAGCTGCTCGGCGGAGCCGAAACGGCTGACCCTGTTCCAGGCCGAGAACCCCGACGCCCGCGACTTCCGCAAACCGGTCATATGCGACGCCTACCAGCCGCAGCCGCTGGAGGTCGACGACAATCGTCAGGCGTTCGTCGAGCTCGACGCGCCCGGCAAGGGGTGGCGGGCCAGCTTCGTGCAGGCGGAGTTCGACATCGGCGCCCCCACGCCGCTGCGCGTGACCACACCGGTGTGGGTCACGCCCGACACGCTGCCGCATGCAGAGGAGTAA